From Chryseobacterium salivictor, a single genomic window includes:
- a CDS encoding DUF4271 domain-containing protein has translation MVRIVQQNDWVVFIIVGCILLYVFMLLYLHRDSSVRVFLMQKFEDSSNNFLSWLIIGVVFTLLFAALISRSVPIVPKKISDIHFFGYELNKFGFTLFSLSAFYGLKSTLSYVFYAGTGSMKRWALFQFTASKFYFMLSFVLMALCVYQYFYEVSDLQLFDYYFIGFIGVFIFKIFFYLLSPGHLLPEKWYYKFLYICTLQFAPILVLWKVLYL, from the coding sequence TTGGTAAGAATTGTGCAGCAAAACGATTGGGTGGTATTTATCATCGTCGGTTGTATATTGCTTTATGTTTTCATGCTTTTGTATCTTCACCGTGATTCTTCGGTGAGGGTCTTTTTGATGCAGAAATTCGAGGATTCTTCTAATAATTTTTTGAGCTGGCTGATTATTGGAGTGGTTTTTACGCTTTTGTTTGCTGCGCTGATTTCGAGGTCGGTTCCCATTGTTCCGAAAAAAATCAGTGATATTCATTTCTTTGGATATGAGCTGAACAAGTTTGGCTTCACTCTTTTTTCACTCTCTGCATTTTATGGTCTTAAAAGTACCTTGTCCTATGTTTTTTATGCAGGTACCGGAAGTATGAAAAGATGGGCGCTTTTTCAGTTCACTGCCTCGAAGTTTTATTTTATGCTTTCATTTGTGTTAATGGCTTTGTGTGTTTATCAGTATTTTTATGAAGTAAGTGATTTACAGTTGTTTGATTATTATTTTATAGGTTTTATCGGTGTTTTTATATTTAAAATTTTCTTTTATCTGCTCTCTCCCGGTCATCTGTTACCGGAAAAGTGGTATTATAAATTTTTGTATATTTGCACCCTCCAATTCGCGCCTATTTTGGTTCTATGGAAAGTATTATATCTTTAA
- the rsfS gene encoding ribosome silencing factor, with product MNKITEKQLLIDKIVEAIQDTKGEDIMIFDLSNIENSVAQTFVICTGNSNTQVSAISGNIQKKVRNDLQDRPWHVEGSENSLWVLLDYVSVVVHVFQRETREYYDIEELWGDAKITKIEN from the coding sequence ATGAACAAAATCACAGAAAAGCAGCTACTAATCGACAAAATTGTAGAAGCAATACAAGATACAAAAGGGGAAGACATTATGATCTTCGACTTATCAAACATCGAAAATTCGGTAGCACAAACATTCGTCATCTGCACCGGAAACTCTAATACCCAAGTTTCAGCTATTTCAGGAAATATCCAAAAAAAGGTTCGGAATGACTTGCAGGATCGCCCTTGGCATGTAGAAGGAAGTGAAAACTCACTGTGGGTTTTACTGGATTATGTCTCCGTCGTGGTGCATGTATTCCAGCGGGAAACCAGAGAATACTATGATATAGAGGAACTCTGGGGAGATGCAAAAATAACCAAAATCGAAAATTAA
- a CDS encoding biotin--[acetyl-CoA-carboxylase] ligase, whose protein sequence is MMCLLYLKECSSTHDEIEKFISYDTLDIQAVYTFNQTKGKGQYGNSWESGHNLSLAYSVAVPDELIKLPNHLFNFHTAEVLADFLAILTKHAVEIKWPNDIIIKNKKVSGILIEKKMMKGKPYFLIGFGLNVLEENFKHLPKAGSLLTQTGIRFNLEILTEALHEYLVENLTKEVSEESVLEKLNDRLFRKDLISVFEMGQSRQNGIIRTVDKEGFLWVELEHDGLQKFFHKEIALLY, encoded by the coding sequence ATGATGTGCTTGTTGTACCTTAAAGAATGTTCTTCCACCCACGATGAAATTGAGAAATTTATTTCTTATGACACTCTTGATATACAAGCCGTTTACACTTTTAATCAAACCAAAGGCAAAGGGCAGTATGGTAATTCCTGGGAATCCGGCCACAATTTAAGTCTTGCTTATTCTGTTGCAGTTCCCGATGAACTCATTAAATTACCCAATCATTTATTCAATTTTCATACCGCTGAAGTATTGGCTGATTTTCTTGCCATTCTGACAAAACATGCCGTTGAAATTAAATGGCCAAATGATATTATCATTAAAAACAAAAAGGTTTCCGGTATTTTAATTGAAAAGAAAATGATGAAAGGGAAACCCTATTTTCTGATCGGATTTGGGCTGAATGTTTTGGAAGAAAACTTTAAACATCTTCCGAAAGCAGGATCACTCCTTACTCAAACGGGAATTCGATTCAATCTTGAAATTTTAACGGAAGCACTTCATGAGTATTTGGTTGAAAATTTGACAAAGGAAGTTTCTGAGGAATCGGTGCTTGAAAAACTGAATGACAGGTTATTCCGAAAGGATTTGATCTCTGTTTTTGAAATGGGTCAATCAAGACAAAATGGCATTATTCGAACGGTCGATAAAGAGGGGTTTCTTTGGGTGGAGTTAGAACATGATGGATTGCAGAAATTCTTTCATAAAGAAATTGCGCTTCTTTACTGA
- a CDS encoding phosphatidate cytidylyltransferase, which yields MDKNLVLRLFGGLLYGLVVVLCTTSLGAEFINGFSPGLVQQQNLYYGLITFFLFMGAWECVRMMKFDPKGWEKWVVFPLILFVFYQLFSKRYFNHGFYFNFNLSEILAIVLIIIAVVTLFRFPKELYYDSGKLIFTVIYTALPFGFALGLPKFSTIEHTFTLEVFFLFVLIWSSDSFAYFTGKFLGKHKMAPKISPKKTWEGFAGGVFFTIILGYFIELNYPDLRGNYIIVGFLVSVFGPLGDLVESQLKRTFGVKDSGNVIPGHGGILDRLDSFIICVPVVYLYFILEKLI from the coding sequence TTGGATAAAAATTTAGTGCTGCGACTTTTCGGTGGTCTTCTATACGGTTTGGTCGTTGTTCTCTGTACTACCTCATTGGGGGCAGAATTCATTAATGGTTTCTCGCCGGGTCTTGTTCAGCAACAAAATCTTTATTACGGCTTAATCACTTTTTTCCTTTTCATGGGCGCATGGGAATGCGTGAGGATGATGAAGTTCGATCCGAAAGGCTGGGAAAAATGGGTGGTTTTCCCGTTGATTCTTTTTGTGTTTTATCAGTTATTTTCCAAAAGGTATTTCAATCACGGTTTTTATTTCAATTTTAATTTATCCGAAATTTTGGCCATTGTACTGATAATCATTGCGGTAGTAACCTTGTTTCGTTTTCCTAAAGAACTTTATTATGACAGCGGGAAACTTATTTTTACCGTTATCTACACTGCACTTCCGTTCGGATTTGCGCTAGGTTTACCCAAGTTTTCTACCATAGAACACACCTTTACTTTAGAAGTGTTTTTCCTGTTCGTTTTAATTTGGAGCAGTGATTCATTTGCCTATTTCACAGGAAAATTTTTGGGAAAACATAAAATGGCTCCGAAAATTTCACCTAAAAAAACCTGGGAAGGATTCGCTGGCGGCGTTTTCTTCACCATCATTCTTGGCTATTTTATCGAATTAAACTACCCTGATTTAAGAGGGAATTATATCATCGTTGGATTTTTAGTTTCCGTTTTTGGTCCTTTAGGCGATTTGGTCGAAAGCCAGTTAAAGCGAACTTTCGGCGTTAAAGATTCCGGAAATGTCATTCCGGGACACGGCGGTATTTTAGATCGGTTAGACAGTTTTATTATCTGCGTACCTGTCGTATATTTGTACTTTATTTTAGAAAAATTAATATAA
- the tgt gene encoding tRNA guanosine(34) transglycosylase Tgt: MKSPFFEINNTTTGKARAGTIITDHGTIETPIFMPVGTVASVKTVHQRELKDDIKAQIILGNTYHLNLRPKMDIMQQAGGLHKFMNWELPILTDSGGYQVFSLSKSRKLNEAGVKFKSHIDGSAHFISPEISMEIQRQIGADIFMAFDECTPYPCEYNLAKKSMEMTHRWLKRCIKWTDENPEIYGHKQHLFPIVQGSTYADLRKKSAEFISEQNAVGNAIGGLSVGEPEEEMYRITDIVTDILPVEKPRYLMGVGTPWNILESIGLGIDMMDCVMPTRNARNAMLFTWQGVMNMKNKKWESDFSPLDEFGTSYVDSHYSKAYVRHLFVAKEYLGKQIASIHNLAFYLDLVRVARQHIIAGDFYEWKTSIDPILRQRL; encoded by the coding sequence ATGAAGTCCCCATTTTTCGAAATCAACAATACCACGACCGGTAAAGCAAGAGCCGGCACCATCATTACAGACCACGGCACGATAGAAACACCGATTTTCATGCCGGTAGGAACAGTCGCCTCTGTAAAAACCGTTCACCAGCGGGAACTAAAAGATGACATCAAAGCGCAGATTATTTTAGGAAATACCTATCACCTCAATCTTCGCCCGAAAATGGACATCATGCAGCAGGCAGGCGGTTTGCATAAATTCATGAACTGGGAATTGCCCATCCTCACCGATTCTGGCGGCTATCAGGTATTTTCTTTATCAAAATCAAGAAAATTAAATGAGGCCGGTGTGAAATTTAAATCCCATATCGATGGAAGCGCTCATTTTATCTCGCCCGAAATTTCAATGGAAATCCAGCGACAGATCGGCGCAGATATTTTCATGGCTTTTGATGAATGCACGCCTTATCCCTGCGAATATAATTTAGCGAAAAAGTCAATGGAAATGACGCACCGCTGGCTAAAAAGATGTATCAAATGGACGGATGAAAATCCTGAAATTTATGGACACAAACAACACCTTTTTCCAATCGTACAAGGCTCCACTTACGCTGATTTAAGAAAAAAATCCGCAGAATTTATTTCGGAACAAAACGCTGTAGGAAACGCAATTGGCGGACTTTCTGTAGGAGAACCCGAAGAAGAAATGTACCGAATCACCGACATTGTCACCGATATTTTGCCGGTAGAAAAACCGAGATATTTAATGGGCGTCGGAACACCGTGGAATATTTTAGAATCAATTGGTTTGGGAATCGACATGATGGATTGCGTAATGCCTACCAGAAACGCCCGAAACGCAATGTTATTCACCTGGCAAGGCGTGATGAACATGAAAAACAAAAAGTGGGAAAGTGATTTTTCACCTTTAGACGAATTCGGAACAAGCTATGTAGATTCACACTATTCGAAAGCGTATGTCCGTCATTTATTTGTGGCAAAAGAATATTTGGGAAAACAAATTGCATCGATTCATAATCTGGCTTTTTATTTAGATCTGGTTCGCGTTGCGCGCCAGCACATCATCGCCGGAGACTTCTATGAATGGAAAACTTCAATCGATCCTATCCTCAGACAAAGACTTTAA
- a CDS encoding DUF4296 domain-containing protein, protein MRKGIVVIFSFLMLACSELIDKPKNLVPKDTMAELLAEFAMNEQLTVVVENVNLDNATRYALQQKKIKGNDFVESYKYYTATGEIEKIVDNAQDIVLNKDPAAKIYIEKKLKENKNLPAFAR, encoded by the coding sequence ATGAGAAAAGGAATAGTGGTGATTTTTTCATTTTTAATGTTGGCTTGTTCAGAACTCATCGACAAACCGAAAAACCTTGTACCCAAAGACACCATGGCCGAATTGCTGGCCGAATTTGCAATGAATGAGCAATTGACTGTGGTTGTAGAAAATGTTAATTTAGATAACGCAACCCGGTATGCGCTTCAACAAAAGAAAATCAAAGGAAACGATTTTGTTGAAAGCTATAAATACTACACCGCCACCGGAGAAATAGAAAAAATAGTAGACAACGCTCAGGATATCGTTTTAAACAAAGATCCTGCCGCGAAAATCTATATCGAAAAGAAATTAAAAGAAAATAAAAACTTACCTGCATTTGCAAGATAA
- a CDS encoding LUD domain-containing protein, with the protein MSLFKKLVGKILNQPEEDDEQDLIKLGDQLKNADLDYKFAQLFTHSGGFFNYCADEAEALQTLNHILKIESVKSVFCWDNDLKNFLDVINVPYTTELELFNDCAFITCEYLIAYDGRIMLSHNNILHYHSSRLPEKVIIMANVSQIVTNLNDAMSKIKRNGNIRNLTSISGSNSKLDTPNKDNTKLFLLLLED; encoded by the coding sequence TTGAGTCTATTTAAAAAATTGGTCGGAAAAATACTGAATCAACCTGAAGAGGATGACGAGCAGGATTTGATTAAACTTGGAGATCAGTTGAAAAACGCTGACCTCGACTATAAGTTTGCTCAATTATTTACCCATTCCGGAGGTTTTTTCAACTATTGTGCAGACGAAGCAGAAGCGCTGCAGACTTTGAACCACATTCTCAAAATAGAAAGCGTAAAATCTGTTTTCTGCTGGGACAATGATTTAAAAAATTTCCTTGATGTAATTAATGTCCCTTATACTACCGAACTCGAATTGTTTAATGACTGCGCTTTTATCACTTGCGAATATTTAATCGCTTATGATGGCCGGATCATGCTTTCGCACAATAACATTCTGCATTATCACTCGTCACGGTTACCGGAAAAAGTAATCATCATGGCAAACGTGTCCCAAATTGTGACGAACCTGAATGACGCGATGAGCAAAATCAAACGCAACGGAAATATTAGAAACCTTACTTCAATCAGTGGAAGTAATTCTAAATTAGACACTCCGAACAAAGACAATACAAAACTTTTCTTACTTTTGCTCGAAGATTAA
- a CDS encoding phosphatidylserine decarboxylase family protein, which produces MKLHKESKGTIIVASLLFAVIGLLSIYFLEMWSLAIIIPLLIIYGLIFWFFRVPHRDILNHKENVIAPVDGKVVMIKEVDEDEFIQGKAIQISIFMSPLNVHICRYPVSGEVIYKKYHPGKYLVAWHEKSSTENERTTIAIKSLTNHTVVFRQIAGYVARRIVFYCNEGDQAKAGHEFGFIKFGSRMDIFLPIDTEITCKIGDKTKGGIDVIAKMKE; this is translated from the coding sequence ATGAAACTACACAAAGAATCCAAAGGAACCATAATCGTAGCGAGTCTACTTTTTGCAGTCATTGGTTTACTGTCAATTTATTTCTTAGAGATGTGGAGTTTGGCCATCATCATTCCTTTACTGATTATTTATGGATTGATCTTCTGGTTTTTCCGCGTTCCCCATCGGGATATCCTGAATCACAAAGAAAACGTAATCGCTCCGGTGGACGGGAAAGTTGTGATGATCAAGGAAGTGGATGAAGATGAATTCATCCAAGGAAAAGCCATCCAGATCTCGATTTTTATGTCACCTTTGAATGTTCATATTTGCCGCTACCCCGTTTCTGGTGAGGTTATTTATAAGAAATACCATCCCGGAAAATACTTAGTCGCCTGGCATGAAAAATCCTCCACAGAAAACGAGAGAACAACCATAGCTATAAAAAGTTTAACCAATCATACAGTGGTTTTCCGCCAGATTGCAGGTTATGTGGCAAGGCGCATTGTATTTTATTGTAATGAAGGGGATCAGGCAAAAGCCGGTCACGAATTCGGTTTTATCAAATTCGGTTCCCGCATGGATATCTTCTTACCGATCGATACAGAAATCACCTGCAAAATCGGCGACAAAACAAAAGGGGGAATTGATGTTATCGCCAAAATGAAAGAATAA
- a CDS encoding uroporphyrinogen-III synthase codes for MKIKSILVSQPAPNESSPYLEIARKEKIRIDFKPFIHVEGVDAKELRTQKIDLSQYTGIIFTSKNAIDHYFRLAEEMRFAVPDSMRYICQSEAIANYLQKHIVYRKRKIAFGERTFADLLPLFKKFPSEKYLLPASDILSPDIQKVLESSGIDWTKATMYKTVSSDLSETNIADYDMLVFFSRQGIKSLGENFKDFKQDQTKIAVFGATTEQAAKDAGLRVDVMAPSKETPSMTMAIEKYIRNLEK; via the coding sequence ATGAAAATTAAATCTATATTGGTTTCACAGCCCGCACCAAATGAATCTTCTCCATATCTGGAAATTGCCCGAAAGGAAAAAATCAGAATAGATTTCAAGCCTTTTATTCATGTGGAAGGAGTAGATGCGAAAGAACTCAGAACGCAGAAAATTGATCTGTCGCAATATACCGGTATAATTTTTACCAGTAAAAATGCGATCGACCACTATTTCCGTCTTGCCGAAGAAATGCGCTTTGCGGTGCCTGATTCTATGCGGTATATTTGCCAGTCAGAGGCCATTGCCAACTATTTGCAAAAGCATATTGTTTATAGAAAAAGAAAAATTGCGTTTGGTGAGCGGACTTTTGCCGACCTGCTTCCGCTTTTCAAGAAATTCCCGTCTGAGAAATATCTATTGCCGGCTTCAGATATCCTTAGCCCCGACATTCAGAAAGTTTTGGAATCTTCCGGAATTGACTGGACCAAAGCCACCATGTACAAAACAGTAAGCAGTGATCTGAGTGAAACTAATATTGCCGATTACGACATGTTGGTCTTCTTCAGCCGCCAGGGAATCAAATCTTTAGGAGAAAACTTTAAAGATTTTAAACAAGATCAGACAAAAATTGCTGTTTTCGGTGCAACGACAGAGCAGGCAGCAAAAGATGCAGGATTAAGAGTTGATGTAATGGCACCCAGCAAAGAAACGCCATCAATGACCATGGCAATTGAAAAATATATCAGAAATTTGGAGAAATAA
- a CDS encoding polyprenol monophosphomannose synthase, with protein sequence MKKLVIIPTYNEKENIENIISTVFALKEDFHVLIVDDSSPDGTADIVKKLQSTYPDQLHLIIRKIKDGLGKAYIHGFKWALQNNYDYIFEMDADFSHNPADLKKLFEACKNADMSIGSRYSKGVNVVNWPMGRVLLSYFASKYVRMILGIPIHDTTAGFVCFSRKVLEEIGLDKIKLKGYGFQIEMKFRAVKKGFKVAEVPIIFTNRELGVSKMNGGIIHEAVFGVLNLKWKSMIGKL encoded by the coding sequence ATGAAAAAACTCGTCATCATTCCAACTTATAATGAGAAGGAAAATATTGAAAATATAATTTCTACAGTTTTTGCGCTGAAGGAGGATTTTCATGTCTTGATTGTAGATGATTCATCACCCGACGGAACAGCAGATATTGTAAAAAAACTGCAGAGCACCTATCCCGACCAACTCCATTTAATCATAAGAAAAATAAAAGATGGTCTGGGAAAAGCTTATATCCATGGATTCAAATGGGCTTTGCAAAACAACTACGATTACATTTTCGAAATGGATGCCGATTTCTCGCATAATCCAGCTGATTTAAAAAAACTGTTTGAAGCCTGCAAAAATGCGGACATGAGCATCGGCTCCAGATATTCAAAGGGAGTAAATGTCGTCAACTGGCCGATGGGAAGAGTACTGCTCTCCTATTTTGCTTCAAAATATGTTCGGATGATTTTGGGAATTCCCATTCATGACACCACCGCTGGATTCGTTTGTTTCTCACGAAAAGTCTTGGAAGAAATAGGTCTGGATAAAATCAAATTAAAAGGCTATGGCTTTCAGATTGAAATGAAATTCCGTGCGGTTAAAAAAGGATTTAAAGTCGCAGAAGTCCCTATCATATTCACCAACAGAGAATTGGGCGTAAGCAAGATGAATGGCGGAATTATTCATGAAGCCGTTTTCGGTGTTTTAAATTTAAAGTGGAAATCGATGATCGGTAAATTATGA
- the ftsH gene encoding ATP-dependent zinc metalloprotease FtsH — protein MNNNKGFNWFFPIAIIAILLFFFSNMNGDSSANSLDEEGFYTLMTEGKVQNVLIYKDTEKADVFLTPAAKKALDSKQVAKERSPFSAFDFSPKPDYTISFGDLQLFLEKFDKIKQDNPAIVTKKDYGIGKNPMTELLFTAIFWIAIMALFYFVIFRKMMGGGGGGGGGQIFSIGKSKAKLFDEKDKVQVSFKDVAGLEGAKEEVQEVVDFLKNSEKYTKLGGKIPKGVLLVGPPGTGKTLLAKAVAGEAKVPFFSLSGSDFVEMFVGVGASRVRDLFAQAKAKSPAIIFIDEIDAIGRARGKGNMTGGNDERENTLNQLLTEMDGFGTDTNVIIMAATNRADILDKALMRAGRFDRSIYVDLPELHERREIFDVHLAKIKLEPNIDREFLAKQTPGFSGADIANLCNEAALIAARNSHEAVTKQDFLDAVDRIIGGLEKKNKAIKPSEKRRVAYHEAGHATISWLVEHAAPLLKVTIVPRGRSLGAAWYLPDERQLTTTEQMNDELCATLGGRAAEQTIFGNISTGALSDLERVTKQAQAMVTIYGLNEKVGNISYYDSTGQSEYSFGKPYSEQTAKMIDEEISKIIETQYQRALQILRDNKDKLDALATKLLEKEVIFREDLEEVFGDRAWDPELTEHPVSNSHKAKTPVEEAEVIAPESNTQL, from the coding sequence ATGAACAACAATAAAGGATTTAACTGGTTTTTCCCAATCGCGATTATAGCCATTTTACTCTTTTTCTTTTCGAATATGAATGGGGATTCCTCAGCAAATTCATTAGACGAAGAAGGGTTCTATACCTTAATGACAGAGGGGAAAGTTCAGAATGTACTCATTTATAAAGATACCGAAAAGGCTGATGTTTTTCTTACACCAGCAGCTAAAAAAGCATTAGATTCGAAGCAGGTTGCAAAAGAAAGAAGTCCTTTTTCGGCATTTGACTTTTCTCCAAAACCAGACTATACAATCAGTTTCGGAGATTTACAGCTTTTCCTGGAGAAATTTGATAAAATCAAACAGGATAACCCCGCGATAGTTACTAAAAAAGACTACGGCATTGGCAAAAATCCGATGACCGAGTTACTGTTTACTGCAATATTCTGGATCGCAATCATGGCGCTTTTCTATTTTGTGATTTTCCGCAAAATGATGGGCGGCGGTGGCGGCGGTGGCGGTGGCCAAATTTTCTCCATCGGAAAATCCAAAGCTAAACTTTTCGACGAAAAAGATAAAGTGCAGGTTTCCTTTAAAGATGTCGCAGGCTTAGAAGGCGCGAAAGAAGAAGTTCAGGAAGTGGTAGACTTCTTGAAAAACTCTGAAAAATACACCAAATTAGGTGGAAAGATTCCAAAAGGAGTATTGTTAGTCGGTCCTCCGGGAACAGGTAAAACCCTTTTAGCAAAAGCTGTTGCAGGGGAAGCGAAAGTTCCCTTCTTCTCCCTTTCAGGTTCTGATTTTGTGGAGATGTTTGTAGGAGTTGGAGCGTCCAGAGTAAGAGATTTATTTGCTCAGGCAAAAGCGAAATCACCGGCAATTATTTTTATTGATGAGATTGATGCCATTGGTAGAGCCAGAGGAAAAGGAAACATGACTGGTGGAAATGATGAAAGAGAAAACACATTAAACCAATTGCTTACCGAAATGGACGGTTTTGGAACCGACACCAACGTAATCATCATGGCGGCAACCAACAGAGCCGATATTCTGGATAAAGCATTGATGAGAGCAGGTCGTTTTGACCGTTCGATTTATGTGGACCTACCGGAATTACACGAAAGAAGAGAAATCTTCGATGTGCATTTGGCGAAAATAAAATTGGAACCCAATATCGACAGAGAGTTTTTAGCAAAACAAACTCCCGGATTTAGTGGTGCCGATATCGCAAACCTTTGTAATGAAGCCGCACTAATTGCAGCAAGAAATTCACACGAAGCCGTTACAAAGCAAGATTTCTTAGACGCTGTTGACAGAATCATCGGTGGACTGGAAAAGAAAAACAAAGCGATTAAGCCATCTGAAAAAAGAAGGGTCGCTTATCATGAAGCAGGACACGCAACAATTTCCTGGCTGGTAGAACACGCAGCACCATTACTGAAAGTCACCATCGTACCGAGAGGCCGTTCATTAGGCGCAGCCTGGTACCTGCCGGATGAAAGGCAATTGACGACCACTGAACAAATGAACGATGAACTGTGCGCTACATTGGGTGGTAGAGCTGCAGAGCAGACCATCTTCGGAAATATTTCTACAGGCGCGCTTTCTGATTTGGAAAGAGTAACCAAGCAGGCACAGGCAATGGTAACCATTTATGGTCTGAATGAGAAAGTCGGAAATATCTCCTACTATGACAGCACCGGCCAATCTGAATACAGTTTCGGAAAACCTTACTCAGAGCAGACTGCCAAAATGATTGATGAAGAAATTTCTAAAATCATTGAGACCCAGTACCAAAGAGCATTGCAAATTTTAAGAGATAATAAAGATAAGCTGGATGCGCTTGCCACAAAACTTCTCGAGAAAGAAGTAATCTTCCGCGAAGACTTAGAAGAGGTATTCGGCGACAGAGCATGGGATCCGGAATTAACTGAACATCCTGTTTCCAATAGCCACAAGGCGAAAACTCCAGTGGAGGAAGCAGAGGTTATCGCACCGGAATCCAATACGCAACTTTAA
- a CDS encoding LptF/LptG family permease, whose protein sequence is MKIIDLYIIKKYLGTFGFMLGLLTIIILVIDVQAKAPRIESNGFTVTEFLIDFYPYWIVNLIITFMSILVFISVIFFTSKIANNTEIVAIISSGASFHRFARPYFITSGVIAVAALLINHFILPLANIKKNELEPYTYSAKNREEFTGNAEVATQLSKTEYIFIKSYNKKEKRGSGFFYQKFDKNRKLIYQLNAADFYWEKDKKQFLMSNYLEKTFLKNDTEKLAQGNSMTKNFGQTPEELFPDVLLGQNKTTPELIKFINREKEKGNANLNNYLNELYQRTSMPFSVIILTVLGLALASQKKRGGLGMNLAIGIALAFVFVFSFEVLKVVSANKTLSPLVAMWLPNLIFGPLALYLYFKRANQ, encoded by the coding sequence ATGAAAATAATCGACCTTTATATCATCAAGAAATACCTCGGCACTTTTGGGTTCATGTTGGGGTTATTGACGATTATTATTTTGGTCATCGACGTTCAGGCAAAAGCACCAAGAATTGAGTCAAACGGATTTACCGTAACTGAATTCCTGATTGACTTTTACCCTTATTGGATTGTCAATCTCATCATTACATTCATGTCGATCCTGGTTTTTATTTCCGTTATTTTCTTTACTTCTAAGATTGCCAATAATACAGAAATCGTTGCCATCATCAGTTCGGGAGCGAGTTTTCACCGGTTTGCCCGACCTTATTTTATAACCTCAGGTGTTATTGCGGTTGCCGCTTTGCTGATCAATCATTTTATATTACCACTAGCCAACATTAAAAAGAATGAATTAGAACCTTATACTTACAGCGCGAAAAACCGAGAAGAATTCACAGGAAATGCTGAAGTTGCCACCCAACTTTCGAAGACAGAATATATTTTTATTAAAAGTTACAATAAAAAAGAGAAACGCGGTTCTGGCTTTTTCTACCAGAAATTCGATAAAAACAGAAAGTTAATTTATCAGCTGAATGCGGCAGATTTCTATTGGGAAAAAGATAAAAAGCAATTCTTAATGAGCAATTATCTTGAAAAAACTTTCCTTAAAAACGACACCGAAAAATTAGCCCAGGGAAACTCAATGACCAAAAATTTCGGGCAGACACCGGAAGAACTTTTCCCTGATGTTTTATTAGGCCAAAACAAAACAACGCCGGAACTAATCAAATTCATCAATCGGGAAAAAGAAAAAGGAAATGCGAATCTGAATAATTATCTGAATGAACTGTACCAGCGCACCTCGATGCCATTTTCGGTCATTATTCTCACCGTTTTGGGATTGGCACTTGCCTCCCAGAAAAAACGCGGAGGACTGGGAATGAATCTCGCCATAGGAATTGCCCTGGCTTTTGTGTTTGTATTTTCATTTGAAGTACTGAAAGTGGTTTCAGCCAATAAAACACTGTCACCATTGGTTGCGATGTGGCTGCCCAATTTGATCTTCGGACCGCTGGCTTTATATCTTTATTTCAAAAGAGCCAATCAGTAA